A genomic stretch from Oryzias latipes chromosome 24, ASM223467v1 includes:
- the LOC105357179 gene encoding complement C1q subcomponent subunit B-like, with the protein MMSSWFLLVALACGLVGAQDPSLQELNTKVQQLTTKVEELQREVSARPQVAFSAALLETQQWTIVGPFDADKTLEFKKVVTNIGNGYDPETGIFTAPVKGLYYFRVTGIAGSNGELNAGLKKNGQNMFAIYQKAGTQAGATNGMALELEQGDRVYVQIWPNLTIADQSRLSTFTGFLVFPM; encoded by the exons ATGATGTCCAGCTGGTTTCTTCTGGTGGCTCTTGCCTGTGGTTTGGTGGGGGCTCAGGACCCTTCACTGCAAGAACTTAACACCAAAGTGCAACAGCTAACAACCAAAGTGGAGGAGCTCCAGAGGGAGGTATCAG CGAGACCTCAGGTGGCTTTCTCTGCTGCGCTTCTTGAGACTCAGCAATGGACCATTGTAGGGCCGTTCGACGCAGACAAAACCCTTGAATTCAAGAAGGTCGTAACCAACATCGGGAATGGATACGACCCAGAGACAG GTATCTTCACGGCCCCAGTCAAAGGGCTCTACTACTTCAGAGTCACTGGAATTGCTGGGAGCAATGGGGAATTAAACGCAGGACTCAAAAAAAATGGACAGAACATGTTTGCAATCTACCAAAAAGCAGGAACACAGGCCGGCGCCACAAACGGGATGGCTCTGGAACTGGAGCAGGGTGACCGGGTCTACGTCCAGATTTGGCCAAACTTGACCATTGCTGACCAGAGTCGGCTCAGCACCTTCACCGGATTCCTGGTTTTTCCAATGTAG